The proteins below come from a single Papaver somniferum cultivar HN1 chromosome 11, ASM357369v1, whole genome shotgun sequence genomic window:
- the LOC113324181 gene encoding uncharacterized protein LOC113324181 yields the protein MKTPTEEIWVRDSNKPQGRRLWNNIQKQKEVAEKISRVQINKGDAISFWNDVWEGTQSLKHRFPLIHKLALHKNDSVRAMISTNAWDIKLKRNPNSAEPPEILEMFKVLGMPPQIKEEEEEELIGTEPGGFSSKTCYKWLEQQLPTKSEDPHFSCICIQKVPPKIQFFMWTAAQNLITTTVNLIRRGCQLQNIMCSLCNAHPETVDHLLLHCSYSHKVWSYFIRGLNIKLVQAGNLNLQLHAWKFRKGGNRGRKLWPPMIFAVCWALWNERNSRVMTRQRYKEEPETILEIKHLTYVWGGKEILFKFITFRELVTHWKVVMDNRLSNV from the coding sequence ATGAAGACTCCAACTGAAGAAATTTGGGTGAGAGACTCCAATAAGCCACAAGGCAGACGATTATGGAACAACATTCAAAAACAGAAAGAAGTTGCGGAGAAAATATCTAGGGTACAAATCAACAAGGGAGATGCAATTTCTTTTTGGAATGACGTGTGGGAAGGTACACAGTCTCTCAAACACAGATTTCCTTTAATACATAAACTGGCTCTACACAAGAATGATTCAGTCCGTGCAATGATTTCAACAAATGCTTGGGATATAAAACTCAAAAGAAACCCAAATTCTGCAGAACCGCCTGAGATTCTAGAGATGTTTAAGGTATTGGGAATGCCACCTcagataaaagaagaagaagaagaagaactaatcgGCACAGAACCAGGAGGTTTCAGCTCCAAGACTTGCTACAAATGGCTAGAACAACAACTCCctacaaaatctgaagatcctcaTTTTTCTTGCATCTGCATTCAAAAGGTACCTccaaaaatacaatttttcatgTGGACAGCTGCTCAAAACTTAATTACTACAACAGTTAACTTGATCAGAAGAGGTTGCCAGCTACAGAATATCATGTGCTCTTTATGCAATGCTCACCCTGAAACAGTGGATCATCTTCTTCTGCATTGTTCTTACTCTCATAAAGTTTGGAGCTATTTTATTAGGGGTTTGAACATCAAATTGGTACAAGCAGGGAACCTGAATTTGCAGCTGCATGCGTGGAAATTTAGAAAAGGGGGGAATAGAGGTAGAAAATTATGGCCACCCATGATTTTTGCTGTGTGTTGGGCATTATGGAATGAAAGGAATTCAAGAGTGATGACAAGACAAAGATACAAAGAAGAACCAGAGACAATTCTGGAGATCAAGCATCTTACTTATGTCTGGGGAGGGAAGGAAATATTGTTCAAATTCATCACTTTCAGAGAACTCGTAACACATTGGAAAGTGGTTATGGATAACAGACTTAGTAACGTGTAA